GCAACATTGAAGTTGATGGCGGCAAAATGAAAATCGTAACTGCCTCGGGGTATTCCTTCTTAATCCTGAAGGCCCCCTGTACGTCGACATCCAGAAGGATCACACCGCCGCTATTTACAGCCTGTTCCAGCGGTTTACGCGGAGTACCATAGTGATACAGGTGAACCTTAAAGTGTTCGGCGAAGTAATTGGCCTTTACCTTGTCGCGGAATTCCCGTTCGCTGACAAAGACATATTCCCGTCCGTTGCGCTCGCCGGGTCGCCTAGCGCGCGTCGTGTATGATACGGAGAAGCGCCAGCCTTTGCTCTTGCGCGCGGGACTTAAGAGTTTGCGGCAAATAGAGGTCTTGCCGCCGCCGGACGGTGATGATATGACAACGATCTTACCGCGTTTGCTTTTCATACTCTTGAGAGGTCGTCACCGTTACTCAACATTCTGCACCAGCTCGCGAATCTTCTCTGTTTCTTCCTTTATGGTGATAACCATAGTAGAGATTTCGACGTCTGCGGACTTGGAGGCTATAGTATTCGCCTCGCGATTCATTTCCTGTAGTATAAAGTTGAGCTTTTTGCCTTGCGGCCCGCTGTCCTTGAGGGCGGCCTGGTACTGATCGCAATGGCTCAGAAAGCGTGTGCATTCCTCGGTTATGTCGGTCTTTTCCGCCATAAGAGCTATTTGTTCTTCGATTCTTATGTTTTCAGGGAGCGGTTTATCAAGGAGTTCTTCAAGGCGTT
This sequence is a window from Candidatus Zixiibacteriota bacterium. Protein-coding genes within it:
- the gmk gene encoding guanylate kinase, giving the protein MKSKRGKIVVISSPSGGGKTSICRKLLSPARKSKGWRFSVSYTTRARRPGERNGREYVFVSEREFRDKVKANYFAEHFKVHLYHYGTPRKPLEQAVNSGGVILLDVDVQGAFRIKKEYPEAVTIFILPPSTSMLRKRLRRRGTETAEQLKVRFDNARKEMSLYRKFEYAVINEDLDTAVSEVLSIINCHHCRTENIKEEQIRKLSV